Proteins from one Macrobrachium rosenbergii isolate ZJJX-2024 chromosome 14, ASM4041242v1, whole genome shotgun sequence genomic window:
- the LOC136846150 gene encoding rRNA methyltransferase 1, mitochondrial-like, translating into MFSRLIVRYASKKRFSLPSVNFKYAEKDVQNEEEKRLPPVYPIEEERHERTGVKSRFKKEKSNGKSNEESSGISASRNLIGEKKVNNNKIRKNVKFEGKYKSFSTAVKRKTGVGFEPEGELIFGIHPVFHALQAQRRKFNHLYYKAGLEDKNVKIQEILKLAGDNHVQAEAVKLSQLTKIIGEDRVHQGICCDVSPLPFEKLEVDSSNINENEESCKLWLYMDRIQDPMNFGAILRSAYFMGVDKVITSKENSCRLTGIVSKASAGAAEMLPVYQADDLRGLLQVLVNQEWNLLCAAPESPSSIPLNTYMPNGNTVVAVGNEGYGISPELRDLFKTTIAIQPGRVLRTGMDSLNVSVATAVILHDITSKISAINTKNSAKG; encoded by the exons ATGTTCTCAAGGCTCATCGTTAGATATGCCAGTAAGAAAAGATTTTCCTTGCCCAGTGTCAACTTTAAATACGCCGAGAAAGATGTCCAAAATGAGGAGGAAAAGCGTTTACCCCCAGTGTATCCAATTGAGGAGGAAAGGCACGAGAGAACAGGAGTAAAGAGTagatttaaaaaagagaaatcaaaTGGCAAATCAAATGAAGAATCTTCAGGTATATCAGCATCTCGTAATTTAATCGGcgagaaaaaagttaataataataaaattagaaaaaacgtGAAATTTGAAGGGAAGTATAAGAGTTTCAGTACagctgtaaaaagaaaaactggggTAGGTTTTGAGCCTGAGGGTGAACTGATTTTCGGCATTCATCCAGTATTTCACGCTTTGCAGGCTCAGCGTCGTAAATTTAACCATCTCTATTATAAAGCAGGATTAGAGGataagaatgttaaaattcaGGAAATACTGAAATTGGCCGGTGATAATCATGTACAAGCAGAGGCTGTTAAGTTGTCACAACTCACAAAAATCATTGGTGAAGATCGAGTGCATCAAGGGATCTGTTGTGATGTCAGTCCTCTCCCTTTTGAGAAACTTGAAGTTGATTCGtctaatataaatgaaaatgaagaatctTGTAAATTGTGGCTGTATATGGATAGAATTCAAGATCCTATGAACTTTGGAGCTATTTTGAGATCAGCTTACTTCATGGGTGTGGACAAAGTGATTACTTCTAAAGAAAACAG tTGTCGGCTCACTGGAATAGTAAGCAAGGCAAGTGCTGGGGCAGCAGAAATGCTCCCTGTGTATCAGGCTGATGATCTCAGGGGTCTCCTTCAAGTATTAGTTAACCAGGAATGGAATCTATTGTGTGCAGCTCCAGAGAGTCCATCATCTATCCCCTTAAATACATATATGCCAAATGGAAATACGGTGGTAGCTGTAG GTAACGAAGGCTATGGAATTTCTCCTGAACTTCGAGACTTGTTTAAAACTACCATTGCTATTCAGCCTGGTCGGGTATTAAGGACTGGCATGGACTCACTTAATGTATCTGTAGCCACTGCAGTGATCTTGCATGATATTACATCAAAAATTTCTGCGATAAATACTAAGAACAGTGCAAAGGggtga